One genomic segment of Desulfocapsa sulfexigens DSM 10523 includes these proteins:
- a CDS encoding two-component system sensor histidine kinase NtrB encodes MTKNTPKKKLSSPVEQNGTSLDSHIAGGGNELFQAIQDPVFIVTPDGVIIDANNAALKAARKTQKEIVGKGICTIIHGGSLPHIKCPLEEFLLTTSTSRVEETTLPGLAGEYLLTISPIKNKNGTVCKILLVARELTSDEMRKADSLRTAQMAAIGELAAGVAHEVNNPITGIINFAQLLLDDSEKNSLQAELLERIVNEGERIALIIKNLLSFARESENNNELIDIEQVIRDSLSLVAHQFKKDGIKIKTEFSSKAYRIYGNFTQLQQVILNLLSNARFSLNDRYPNSSPEKTIEISCYPFLKKEGETVTQITIKDSGTGIPQGILNRIFDPFFTTKPSGKGTGLGLSISYGIIQNHGGFIKVDSIMHQYTKMIIELPTSGI; translated from the coding sequence ATGACAAAAAACACTCCCAAAAAAAAACTGTCCTCCCCTGTTGAACAAAACGGTACATCCTTAGATTCACATATTGCAGGCGGTGGTAATGAACTGTTTCAGGCCATTCAGGATCCTGTTTTTATTGTCACTCCAGACGGTGTAATAATCGATGCAAATAATGCCGCTCTCAAGGCTGCACGAAAAACCCAAAAAGAAATTGTTGGTAAGGGAATCTGTACTATTATCCACGGAGGAAGCTTACCTCATATCAAATGCCCCCTTGAGGAGTTCCTCTTAACCACATCCACTTCTCGTGTTGAAGAAACCACCCTTCCAGGACTTGCAGGAGAGTACCTGCTCACTATTTCACCAATCAAAAACAAAAACGGCACTGTCTGTAAAATACTACTTGTTGCAAGGGAATTGACCAGTGACGAAATGAGAAAAGCCGATTCCCTGCGAACTGCACAGATGGCAGCTATCGGCGAACTGGCAGCAGGAGTTGCCCATGAGGTGAACAACCCTATTACCGGAATTATCAACTTTGCCCAATTGCTACTTGATGATAGTGAAAAGAATTCACTGCAGGCTGAGCTTCTGGAAAGAATTGTCAACGAAGGGGAGCGAATTGCCTTGATCATCAAGAACCTTCTCTCATTCGCCCGCGAAAGCGAAAACAACAACGAACTGATTGACATTGAACAGGTCATACGAGACAGCCTTTCACTTGTTGCACATCAATTTAAGAAAGATGGTATTAAAATAAAAACAGAATTTTCTTCAAAAGCCTATCGAATTTATGGAAACTTCACTCAATTACAACAGGTAATCCTGAACTTACTCAGCAATGCCCGTTTTTCCCTCAACGATCGATATCCAAATTCCTCCCCAGAAAAAACCATAGAGATAAGCTGCTACCCTTTTCTAAAAAAAGAAGGAGAAACTGTTACTCAAATCACAATCAAAGATTCAGGAACCGGTATCCCGCAGGGAATTTTGAATCGCATCTTTGACCCATTCTTCACCACCAAACCATCTGGTAAAGGTACTGGACTCGGTCTCAGCATCAGTTATGGAATCATTCAAAATCACGGTGGCTTTATCAAAGTTGATTCAATTATGCATCAATACACAAAAATGATCATCGAACTGCCCACATCTGGAATCTAA
- a CDS encoding sigma-54-dependent Fis family transcriptional regulator, which produces MDDQTHQEKDTRILIVDDEASIRLTFEMFLAREGYGPITTAATFSEAIEVINSNTFDLIISDIVLEGERGTDLLRKIREAGIECPVVMVTGFPNLDSAAEAVRHGAFDYISKPVNKETLLRFVRQALSHWQLEQEKKNLLQENEKFKRYLEAIFSSVRDAIITIDNDMNIVQLNDTAKRWLLFSDSADDINLRTSNRLDSYKNEMGKACLQDAKQVLANKIEVREHQVECRKPDGNIRIISLNAAPLEDGQDEFNGVVIVARDITLPEPETGPHTRNKFHGYVGSSQVMQQVYNLIENVGKVDTAVLITGESGTGKELAAEALHAESTRRDMPLVKVDCAAMPEELLESELFGHIKGAFTGAEKNREGRLLQAHNGTLFLDEIGDVSPRMQLRLLRFLQEKTFTPVGQDNPIEVDVRIIAATNVNFTEKVKDGSFREDLYYRLKVVEIKLPPLRDRKGGIPILVHHFLSMFREKLKRNIHGISDQAMDALTKYSWPGNVRELRHVIERACVLCEGPTISLEHFAEEIQRQPLHPQQTPPTSLPQEGRAALPPYISERDEIIDILKRARGNKSKAARMLNIDRSTLYRKMQRIGIAKDIAKAPAPKNTP; this is translated from the coding sequence ATGGACGATCAAACTCATCAGGAAAAAGATACTCGCATTCTTATTGTGGATGATGAAGCCAGTATTCGTCTCACCTTTGAAATGTTTCTTGCAAGAGAAGGCTACGGACCCATCACCACTGCTGCCACTTTCTCCGAAGCAATTGAGGTGATAAACAGCAACACATTTGACCTGATAATCAGCGATATTGTTCTTGAAGGTGAACGGGGAACTGACCTTCTTCGTAAAATTCGTGAGGCAGGAATCGAATGCCCTGTGGTAATGGTCACCGGATTCCCTAATCTTGATTCCGCAGCAGAGGCTGTCAGACACGGAGCTTTTGATTATATTTCAAAACCAGTCAACAAAGAAACATTACTCAGATTTGTACGTCAGGCTTTAAGCCATTGGCAACTCGAACAGGAGAAAAAGAATCTCCTTCAGGAAAATGAAAAATTCAAACGCTACCTGGAAGCAATTTTCAGTTCCGTTCGCGATGCAATCATTACTATAGATAATGATATGAATATCGTGCAGTTGAATGATACGGCCAAGCGATGGCTGCTTTTCAGTGATTCTGCTGACGACATCAATTTAAGGACTAGCAATCGCCTCGACAGTTATAAGAATGAAATGGGCAAAGCCTGCCTTCAGGACGCCAAACAGGTACTAGCAAATAAAATAGAAGTCCGTGAACACCAGGTCGAGTGTCGCAAACCCGATGGCAACATACGAATCATAAGTTTAAATGCAGCCCCGCTTGAAGATGGGCAGGATGAGTTTAACGGTGTTGTTATCGTAGCTCGTGATATCACTCTACCGGAACCAGAGACGGGACCTCATACTCGAAATAAATTCCATGGATATGTTGGTTCAAGTCAGGTAATGCAACAGGTATACAATCTTATTGAAAATGTGGGTAAAGTTGATACTGCAGTGCTGATAACTGGAGAATCGGGTACTGGAAAAGAGCTTGCTGCAGAAGCTTTGCATGCTGAAAGTACCAGGCGCGACATGCCACTTGTCAAAGTTGATTGTGCAGCAATGCCTGAGGAGCTACTGGAAAGCGAACTTTTTGGTCATATTAAAGGAGCCTTCACTGGCGCAGAAAAAAATCGAGAAGGGAGATTGTTACAGGCACACAATGGAACACTTTTTCTTGATGAAATTGGTGACGTATCGCCACGGATGCAATTACGGCTCCTGAGATTTCTTCAAGAAAAAACTTTTACTCCAGTTGGCCAGGATAATCCCATTGAAGTTGATGTTCGTATCATTGCGGCTACCAATGTTAATTTCACAGAAAAAGTAAAGGATGGCAGTTTTCGTGAAGATTTATACTACCGCCTAAAAGTTGTTGAGATTAAACTACCACCGCTTCGAGACAGAAAAGGTGGTATCCCAATACTTGTGCACCACTTTCTTTCCATGTTTCGTGAAAAACTGAAGCGCAATATCCATGGAATATCCGATCAAGCCATGGACGCATTAACTAAATATTCCTGGCCTGGAAATGTCAGAGAGCTCAGACATGTTATTGAGAGAGCTTGTGTCTTATGTGAAGGTCCAACAATTTCCCTTGAACACTTTGCAGAAGAAATACAAAGGCAGCCCTTGCATCCCCAACAAACACCTCCCACCTCCCTACCACAGGAAGGAAGAGCTGCACTCCCGCCCTACATAAGTGAACGCGATGAAATCATAGATATACTCAAGAGAGCACGGGGTAACAAATCAAAAGCCGCACGTATGCTAAATATAGATCGTTCAACTCTCTATCGTAAGATGCAACGTATCGGCATTGCCAAAGACATTGCCAAAGCACCTGCCCCTAAAAACACCCCATAG
- the ftsH gene encoding ATP-dependent zinc metalloprotease FtsH codes for MAILIRNLFVFFLFTVILGGSYGLWILEHQLRTVSYSEFRYCLANHDLKSTTFTGNKVIATHKSGDSYETTVPNAEKLISELQDKNIQIIFKKDRSEQIFQAIAIIYVILLLLTVIISLSRKKKTEEEENKFASDKLILPDGSHKQVTFDDVAGIPEALEELQEVVNFLKDPEQYSQIGAVSPKGVLLQGPPGTGKTLLARAIAGEAKVPFYSFSGSDFVEMFVGVGASRVRDIFKEAKSNAPCIIFIDEIDAVGGSRAGGSTASGQDERSQTLNALLVEMDGFSSTDTIIVLAATNRPDILDPALRRPGRFDRQVNILPPDIKGRKRILKVHSAKVALAPEINLDKIAHMVPGFTGAELANLVNEAALMAAREQKKVVSHQHFEQARDRILMGVERKGRIMSDADREILAYHEAGHAIVAKTLPDADPIHKITIIPRGQALGQTQQLSINDRSSYNFNYLRSRIVILMGGRAAEEIAFGQRTTGAQGDIVQATEIATNMICKWGMSDVIGPQAMVIDNAGFLGGSSHRVEMSDRTSEAIDKEIKNLLASCHDEAVVIIKEQYYLLKQLAAILLEVETLDDEEFNIIMSCQFKEKIAAGIKETHECETCPAADRCIHSKLKKD; via the coding sequence ATGGCGATATTGATTCGAAACCTGTTTGTCTTTTTTCTTTTTACTGTAATCCTTGGCGGAAGCTATGGCCTATGGATACTCGAACACCAATTGCGCACAGTATCTTATAGCGAATTTCGTTATTGCCTTGCTAATCATGATTTGAAATCCACCACCTTTACCGGCAACAAAGTTATCGCTACCCATAAGAGTGGTGACAGTTATGAGACTACAGTCCCAAATGCTGAAAAACTTATTTCTGAGCTGCAGGATAAAAATATCCAGATTATTTTCAAAAAAGATCGATCGGAGCAGATTTTCCAAGCTATTGCAATTATCTATGTCATTCTTTTGCTTCTCACTGTTATAATCTCCTTGAGCAGGAAAAAGAAAACAGAGGAGGAAGAAAATAAGTTTGCCTCAGACAAACTTATTCTCCCTGATGGGAGCCATAAACAAGTGACTTTCGACGATGTAGCAGGTATCCCCGAGGCACTTGAGGAGCTTCAGGAGGTTGTCAATTTCCTGAAAGATCCTGAACAATATAGTCAGATTGGAGCGGTGAGTCCAAAAGGCGTGTTACTTCAAGGACCTCCTGGAACCGGGAAAACGCTTCTTGCCAGAGCCATTGCTGGGGAGGCAAAGGTTCCTTTTTACAGTTTCAGCGGTTCTGATTTTGTAGAAATGTTTGTTGGAGTAGGAGCATCAAGGGTTCGTGATATTTTCAAGGAAGCCAAGAGCAATGCACCATGTATTATTTTTATTGATGAAATAGATGCAGTTGGTGGTAGCCGTGCTGGAGGAAGCACGGCCAGTGGCCAGGACGAAAGAAGCCAGACCTTGAATGCACTCCTGGTCGAAATGGATGGATTTTCGTCTACTGACACCATTATAGTGCTTGCAGCAACCAATAGACCAGATATCCTGGATCCAGCCCTGAGACGTCCAGGTCGTTTTGACAGACAGGTCAACATCCTGCCACCTGACATCAAGGGCAGAAAACGAATCCTTAAGGTTCACAGTGCCAAAGTTGCTCTTGCCCCTGAAATCAACCTCGACAAAATTGCTCATATGGTTCCCGGTTTTACTGGTGCAGAGCTGGCAAATCTTGTCAACGAAGCGGCCCTGATGGCTGCAAGAGAGCAAAAGAAAGTTGTTAGCCATCAACATTTTGAGCAGGCCAGAGATCGCATACTTATGGGGGTTGAACGAAAGGGGAGAATAATGTCCGACGCTGATCGAGAGATTCTTGCCTACCATGAGGCAGGTCACGCAATTGTTGCCAAAACCCTACCCGACGCTGACCCAATCCACAAAATAACCATCATCCCTCGTGGCCAGGCACTTGGCCAGACGCAGCAATTATCCATTAACGATAGAAGCAGTTATAACTTCAACTACCTGCGCAGTAGAATTGTTATTTTGATGGGTGGCAGAGCAGCAGAAGAGATTGCATTTGGACAACGTACTACAGGCGCCCAGGGGGACATTGTTCAAGCCACTGAAATTGCGACCAACATGATCTGCAAGTGGGGAATGAGCGATGTAATAGGTCCGCAGGCCATGGTAATAGATAACGCAGGATTCCTTGGAGGCTCATCGCACCGTGTTGAAATGAGTGACAGGACATCGGAAGCAATTGACAAGGAGATAAAAAATCTCCTGGCGTCCTGCCACGATGAAGCAGTAGTAATCATCAAAGAACAATACTACCTTCTCAAACAGCTTGCAGCCATACTCCTTGAGGTTGAAACCCTGGATGATGAGGAGTTCAACATCATCATGTCCTGTCAATTTAAGGAAAAAATTGCTGCAGGAATAAAAGAAACTCACGAGTGTGAAACCTGCCCTGCAGCTGACAGATGTATTCATTCAAAGCTGAAGAAGGACTAG
- a CDS encoding c(7)-type cytochrome triheme domain-containing protein — translation MIKSPLLMTSFLTLSTSLLLAGNCLAEDEYDVKAYGPKSAIVWNTPIKATFDHKTHTMDAGVECSSCHDEIFSMQRGTAVNTKKFTMKAMAEGQFCGTCHDGDTAFATDTNCMACHGVAEEPLIWEAPTKASFSHTKHVEEIELECASCHSGVFAMKKGAATANNDFTMAAFKEGKYCGACHNGDDAFDSSTQCQSCHYPPTEKIVFNQPVKSVVFDHNIHVGKAELSCESCHKDVFTMKKGTIEGEELSFSDDPAEKRKYLEALHNKFCGTCHDSSQAFGYLTRCTVCHIGVKGFDKMNEGTSGSKEHGKTGH, via the coding sequence ATGATCAAAAGTCCCCTATTAATGACCAGCTTTTTAACCCTTTCCACTTCCCTCCTGCTTGCTGGAAACTGTCTTGCCGAAGACGAATACGACGTCAAGGCCTATGGTCCCAAAAGTGCGATCGTCTGGAACACTCCGATCAAGGCAACTTTTGACCATAAAACGCATACCATGGATGCCGGCGTCGAATGCTCGAGTTGTCATGATGAAATATTTTCCATGCAACGCGGTACTGCCGTCAATACAAAAAAATTCACCATGAAAGCGATGGCAGAGGGACAGTTTTGTGGCACATGCCACGATGGTGACACAGCCTTTGCCACCGACACAAACTGCATGGCATGCCATGGTGTTGCTGAAGAACCTCTCATATGGGAGGCCCCTACCAAGGCATCGTTCAGCCATACTAAACATGTTGAAGAGATAGAACTTGAATGCGCGAGTTGCCACAGTGGTGTTTTTGCCATGAAAAAAGGAGCAGCTACTGCCAATAATGACTTCACCATGGCTGCGTTCAAGGAAGGCAAGTATTGCGGGGCATGCCACAACGGTGACGATGCATTCGATTCGTCTACCCAATGCCAATCCTGCCACTACCCACCAACTGAAAAAATTGTTTTCAACCAGCCCGTTAAATCCGTTGTCTTTGATCACAACATCCATGTTGGTAAAGCAGAACTTTCCTGCGAATCCTGTCACAAAGACGTTTTCACTATGAAAAAAGGAACCATCGAAGGTGAAGAACTCAGCTTTTCTGATGACCCTGCAGAGAAACGAAAATATCTTGAAGCTCTGCACAACAAGTTTTGTGGCACCTGTCACGACTCATCCCAGGCCTTTGGTTATCTTACCCGATGTACTGTCTGTCACATTGGTGTTAAGGGATTCGACAAGATGAATGAGGGTACCTCCGGCAGTAAGGAGCATGGGAAAACAGGGCATTAA
- the nrfD gene encoding NrfD/PsrC family molybdoenzyme membrane anchor subunit codes for MTGRMVNISKRWGFHGVEALKNASPLYKLTMGMFALLALAGVSVGLHGMITGYHHVYGVTREISWGVLISAYIFCVVTSTGLCIVSSIGHVFGGEAFMPIAKRAVFMSIVFMFGGFCIIFFDIENPFRMAIWNVISPNFVSNMWWMGTLYGMYLVFMIVEYYFLLEQNHSLSRLMGFFGLVVGIAAHSNLGAVFGMLHGRPFWYGPYLPIYFIFSAAMSGGCAILFFTTLGWKINPEIMNQRMERAIKAITQVTIFLISVIIFFTIWKIITGMVSEGKHLVIMSFLTGDYAINFWVFEIFLGMVLPLYLLIRSRGNNFNLIMWATGLMMIGIFFMRYDIVIPGQMESVYHSLGVEEAKNMLTYTPSFHEIMASLFGIGFIGLAYFAGEKMLNGHQLEKHEIVPEGGYICPGCGAIHFMEEGESEEDAMKRHHRIW; via the coding sequence ATGACTGGAAGGATGGTTAATATTTCAAAAAGATGGGGATTTCATGGCGTCGAAGCCTTGAAAAATGCAAGTCCCCTGTACAAATTAACAATGGGAATGTTTGCACTTCTTGCTCTTGCCGGTGTGTCTGTAGGTCTCCATGGCATGATCACCGGATATCACCATGTATACGGTGTAACAAGAGAAATTTCCTGGGGAGTACTTATATCAGCATATATCTTCTGTGTTGTTACCTCAACCGGACTCTGTATTGTCTCATCCATTGGTCATGTTTTCGGCGGTGAAGCTTTTATGCCCATTGCTAAGCGTGCCGTATTTATGTCAATTGTTTTTATGTTTGGTGGCTTTTGTATCATATTCTTTGATATAGAAAACCCCTTTCGCATGGCAATCTGGAACGTCATTTCACCGAATTTTGTTTCAAATATGTGGTGGATGGGAACACTCTACGGAATGTATCTCGTGTTCATGATTGTTGAATATTATTTTCTTCTCGAGCAAAACCATTCCTTATCCCGCCTCATGGGATTCTTTGGACTTGTTGTTGGTATTGCAGCTCATAGTAACCTGGGCGCAGTTTTTGGAATGCTTCATGGACGCCCATTCTGGTATGGCCCCTATCTTCCAATTTACTTCATCTTCTCCGCCGCCATGTCAGGTGGTTGCGCCATTCTCTTCTTCACTACACTTGGCTGGAAAATTAACCCTGAAATCATGAACCAGCGAATGGAACGAGCCATAAAAGCCATTACGCAGGTCACAATCTTTCTTATTTCTGTAATTATTTTCTTTACCATCTGGAAAATCATTACCGGGATGGTTTCTGAAGGAAAGCATCTTGTTATAATGTCTTTCTTGACTGGAGATTATGCCATTAATTTCTGGGTTTTTGAAATTTTCCTTGGAATGGTTCTTCCCCTCTATCTTCTTATCCGTTCACGAGGAAACAATTTCAATCTCATTATGTGGGCCACCGGCCTTATGATGATCGGTATTTTCTTCATGCGTTATGACATTGTCATTCCAGGTCAAATGGAATCAGTATACCACTCATTGGGTGTTGAAGAAGCCAAAAACATGCTCACCTACACCCCTTCATTCCATGAAATAATGGCCTCGCTCTTTGGTATTGGATTCATTGGCCTTGCCTATTTCGCCGGTGAAAAGATGCTCAATGGACACCAGCTTGAAAAGCATGAAATCGTCCCTGAGGGAGGCTATATCTGTCCAGGTTGTGGAGCTATCCACTTTATGGAAGAAGGTGAAAGCGAAGAAGATGCAATGAAGCGTCACCATAGAATCTGGTAA
- a CDS encoding 4Fe-4S dicluster domain-containing protein, with the protein MKFPKINFDNMKNEGTSSVTPQERRKFLKLGLAVAGVYAGGKILSLTSIVGTAHASGGSSIVKKYPYNPHYSMVIRQSLCIDCEKCVESCNKTNHVPEYGYRTRILTKKYSGTLDKQVEFIPVLCNHCNDAPCVRACPTRATFKDPITGIVRMESKKCIGCKTCILACPYDARYFSAERRAVDKCDFCWEERLSKGETQTGCSSACPTGARTFGNLTDPENIVYKLVHQLEEQVWVLRPADDTKPNIFYMKGNMRSVDNILNGQKFKYFDPDKV; encoded by the coding sequence ATGAAATTTCCTAAAATAAATTTTGATAATATGAAGAACGAGGGAACCTCATCAGTCACCCCTCAAGAAAGACGAAAGTTTTTAAAACTCGGCCTTGCAGTCGCTGGTGTCTACGCAGGAGGAAAGATACTTTCCTTAACCTCCATCGTTGGAACTGCGCATGCATCAGGTGGCAGCAGCATTGTAAAAAAATACCCATACAATCCACACTACAGTATGGTTATCCGTCAGTCTCTCTGTATTGACTGTGAGAAATGCGTTGAATCATGCAACAAAACCAACCATGTCCCTGAATATGGTTATAGAACTCGTATCCTGACAAAGAAATATTCAGGAACTCTTGACAAACAGGTTGAGTTTATTCCTGTACTTTGCAATCATTGTAACGATGCCCCCTGTGTAAGAGCATGCCCAACACGGGCAACCTTCAAGGATCCTATAACTGGTATTGTACGCATGGAGAGTAAAAAATGTATAGGCTGTAAAACCTGCATACTTGCATGCCCCTATGATGCCCGTTATTTCAGTGCTGAAAGACGCGCTGTAGACAAATGTGACTTCTGCTGGGAAGAAAGACTCTCAAAGGGCGAGACACAGACCGGTTGTTCATCTGCCTGCCCCACTGGAGCCAGAACCTTCGGCAACCTTACCGATCCCGAAAATATTGTATACAAACTGGTTCATCAGCTGGAAGAACAGGTATGGGTTCTCCGTCCTGCCGATGATACTAAACCAAATATTTTCTATATGAAGGGTAATATGCGCTCGGTTGACAATATTCTCAATGGTCAGAAATTCAAATACTTCGATCCTGACAAAGTGTAA
- a CDS encoding PAS domain S-box protein encodes MNPFRRNEILLAINELAASEAVEATGADKLLRKCCEIIMQNHEYCLIWAGIRDEDGAAITPLAALTSANIPDRDCMYLVEQVITDMSSSNPAAEALVSGTKVIIQDVRSTKHYNSLREISLKTGFRSCSSWPLLYMGREFGIINIHSEKVDCFTDEEISFLQAVVSDIALALYTQDMTRRIQIERDFNREMVDTMQALLISISPCGKILSFNQKAEEVTGYTEEEVIDRYWVDVLMAEENRKADQQLLTHVLKGETEQMNFESCLLTKDCQKRFINWHASFRQNLEKGKLGLVLFGIDITGQLQVDHDLKQAISQWENIFSAIQDPALIVSKDSVILDANLATFTAARKTRPDVIGHKICDILHLGRSTNAPCPLEQFIAKGKSRIIETELRGLHGNYLLTISPLNMNDGEEEAALLVARDLTEEELMKAEAMRAAQLASVGELAAGVAHEINNPINGIINYAQIILDDPDDPDNRDLLVRIKKEGKRIASIVSNLLDFSRRGEESPEEVAIQSILNKSLELVSHRFNNDMILLDMQLPENLPLVYCNSQQIQQVFLNILSNARYALNEKFPGPDPNKILTVRGETIMHAKATYVRITITDNGSGIEQDLIDRVFDPFYSSKPKGEGTGLGLSISHGLIQDNKGYLRIASELGSSTSLLVDLPISSN; translated from the coding sequence ATGAACCCTTTTCGAAGAAATGAGATCCTTCTCGCGATAAATGAACTTGCTGCCTCCGAAGCCGTAGAAGCTACCGGGGCCGACAAGTTGCTGAGGAAGTGTTGTGAAATTATCATGCAAAATCATGAATATTGCCTTATATGGGCTGGAATTCGTGATGAAGATGGCGCTGCGATAACCCCTCTGGCAGCACTTACTTCTGCCAACATTCCCGATAGAGACTGTATGTATCTCGTTGAGCAGGTTATCACCGACATGAGTTCAAGCAACCCTGCTGCCGAAGCACTCGTGTCTGGAACTAAAGTCATAATTCAGGATGTTCGTTCAACCAAACACTACAATTCCCTTCGCGAAATCTCTTTGAAAACCGGTTTCAGATCATGTTCTTCCTGGCCTCTTCTCTATATGGGGAGAGAATTTGGTATTATTAACATTCACTCCGAAAAGGTTGATTGTTTTACTGATGAGGAAATTTCGTTTTTACAGGCGGTCGTCTCTGATATCGCCCTGGCTCTTTATACTCAGGATATGACCAGGCGGATTCAAATAGAACGGGATTTCAACAGAGAAATGGTAGATACAATGCAAGCGCTTCTTATCTCTATTTCTCCCTGCGGAAAAATTTTATCCTTTAACCAGAAGGCAGAAGAGGTGACTGGATACACTGAAGAAGAGGTCATTGACCGCTACTGGGTTGATGTCTTGATGGCTGAAGAAAATCGTAAGGCAGACCAACAACTTCTCACCCATGTACTGAAAGGTGAGACAGAACAGATGAATTTCGAATCATGCCTGCTTACGAAAGACTGTCAAAAGCGGTTTATCAACTGGCACGCCTCTTTTCGACAGAATCTCGAAAAAGGAAAACTTGGGCTTGTCCTGTTTGGAATCGACATTACTGGGCAACTCCAAGTTGACCATGATCTTAAGCAGGCAATTTCACAATGGGAAAATATTTTTTCCGCAATTCAGGATCCAGCCCTCATTGTCTCAAAAGACTCCGTTATTCTTGATGCCAATCTGGCAACATTCACAGCTGCACGGAAAACGCGCCCGGATGTCATTGGTCATAAAATATGCGACATTCTCCACCTCGGTCGCTCAACAAATGCACCCTGCCCTCTGGAACAGTTTATTGCAAAAGGTAAAAGCAGGATTATTGAAACTGAACTAAGAGGACTCCACGGTAACTATCTTCTTACCATCAGTCCTTTAAATATGAATGACGGTGAAGAGGAAGCAGCCCTTCTTGTTGCCAGAGATTTAACAGAGGAAGAACTGATGAAGGCAGAAGCCATGCGCGCAGCTCAACTCGCCTCAGTGGGTGAGCTTGCAGCAGGTGTTGCCCATGAAATCAATAATCCCATAAATGGAATTATCAATTATGCCCAAATCATCCTCGACGACCCCGATGATCCAGACAATAGAGATCTGCTGGTACGAATAAAAAAAGAAGGAAAACGTATAGCATCGATAGTTTCGAATCTTCTCGATTTCTCAAGACGTGGTGAGGAATCGCCAGAAGAAGTTGCTATCCAAAGCATACTCAACAAGAGCCTGGAGCTTGTCAGTCACCGCTTTAACAACGATATGATACTTCTGGACATGCAACTCCCTGAAAACCTCCCTCTGGTTTACTGTAATTCTCAACAGATTCAACAGGTTTTCCTCAACATTCTCTCAAATGCCCGCTATGCCCTGAACGAAAAATTTCCAGGGCCAGATCCCAACAAGATCCTGACTGTTCGTGGTGAGACGATAATGCATGCAAAGGCCACTTATGTTCGTATTACCATAACAGATAACGGTTCTGGAATTGAACAGGATTTAATCGATCGGGTTTTTGATCCATTTTACTCGAGTAAACCCAAAGGTGAAGGTACCGGTCTTGGCCTCTCCATCAGTCATGGACTCATTCAGGACAACAAAGGATACCTCAGAATAGCCAGTGAACTCGGATCTTCAACATCCCTACTTGTTGATTTACCTATTTCTTCAAACTAA
- a CDS encoding PAS domain-containing protein: protein MATDSLNDVQSSLDDAVEKKTFEMSVINGSLNREIAERIQAEAEGLKLRKRLHTILDSAGDGIFGIDLEGKVTFVNLKATELLGWTREELIGTSHHDLVHHTRSNGQDFPVEECPIYMAYKDGQMHFEKNDVFWKKSGDNFMVEYTSTPLLDNGQISGAVVVFKDISRTKRLERQLDLIVNSAGEGIFGLDTNGNVTFMNKAASIMLGWEMKELIGKSHHQLVHHSHADGTKYQESDCPIFMACKDGQVHFKSDDLFWTKDGSSFPVEYTSTPIIEGKTLTGAVVVFRDLTTFA from the coding sequence ATGGCTACTGACTCTTTAAATGATGTTCAGTCATCCTTGGATGATGCTGTCGAGAAAAAAACATTTGAAATGTCGGTCATCAATGGATCGCTTAACCGGGAAATTGCCGAACGAATTCAAGCAGAAGCCGAAGGCCTTAAACTGCGAAAACGACTCCACACTATTCTCGACTCTGCAGGAGATGGCATCTTTGGGATAGATCTCGAAGGAAAAGTAACTTTTGTTAACCTTAAAGCCACGGAATTACTCGGTTGGACAAGGGAAGAACTAATAGGCACATCACACCACGACCTGGTCCATCACACCCGCAGCAATGGCCAGGATTTTCCTGTTGAAGAGTGTCCAATTTATATGGCCTACAAGGATGGACAGATGCACTTTGAAAAGAACGACGTTTTCTGGAAAAAGTCGGGTGACAACTTTATGGTCGAATACACCTCAACACCACTTCTCGATAACGGTCAGATATCAGGTGCTGTTGTGGTTTTCAAAGACATATCAAGAACGAAGAGACTCGAACGGCAACTTGATTTGATCGTTAACTCCGCAGGAGAAGGAATTTTTGGACTCGACACTAATGGCAATGTAACCTTCATGAACAAGGCAGCATCCATTATGCTCGGGTGGGAGATGAAGGAATTGATCGGTAAATCACATCATCAACTGGTCCACCACAGCCATGCGGACGGAACAAAATACCAGGAGTCCGATTGTCCTATTTTCATGGCCTGTAAGGATGGACAGGTACATTTCAAATCAGACGATCTTTTCTGGACAAAAGACGGAAGCAGCTTTCCGGTAGAGTATACTTCCACCCCTATCATTGAGGGTAAAACACTTACTGGCGCAGTAGTTGTATTCAGAGATTTAACAACCTTTGCATGA